A part of Burkholderiales bacterium genomic DNA contains:
- a CDS encoding AsmA-like C-terminal region-containing protein, translating into IRNFKSKLGALKGQQTQAADKSQKTDFSELKASFDIRNGVAHNDDLSMKSPLLRLSGSGDINIGEDRLNYLAKASIVESGKGQGGADISSLKGVTIPVRVSGPFKAPQYSLDFGAAATEVVKQKAEEAVKGKLQEKLKGLLK; encoded by the coding sequence ATACGCAACTTTAAATCCAAGCTCGGCGCGCTCAAGGGTCAACAAACCCAGGCCGCGGACAAATCGCAGAAGACCGATTTCAGCGAACTCAAAGCGAGCTTCGACATCAGGAACGGCGTCGCCCACAACGACGATCTTTCAATGAAATCGCCGCTGTTGCGCTTGAGCGGGAGCGGCGACATCAATATCGGCGAAGACAGACTGAACTATCTCGCCAAAGCGTCCATCGTGGAGAGCGGCAAGGGGCAGGGCGGCGCGGATATTTCCTCGCTTAAAGGGGTGACCATACCGGTGCGCGTGTCCGGCCCGTTCAAGGCGCCGCAGTACAGCCTGGATTTCGGCGCGGCCGCGACCGAGGTCGTCAAGCAAAAAGCCGAAGAGGCGGTCAAAGGCAAACTGCAGGAAAAACTCAAGGGGCTGCTCAAATAA